A genomic window from Bacillus sp. BGMRC 2118 includes:
- the spoIIAA gene encoding anti-sigma F factor antagonist — translation MSLSIDLEVKHNVLCIRLVGELDHHTAEDLRTRVTDSIEKNSINHIILNLEHLSFMDSSGLGVILGRYKQIKNTGGEMVVCSISPAVKRLFDMSGLFKIIRLEESEQFALQTLGVA, via the coding sequence GTGAGTCTTTCCATCGACTTAGAAGTGAAACACAATGTGCTATGCATCCGTCTTGTAGGAGAGTTAGATCATCATACAGCGGAAGATTTACGTACAAGAGTTACCGATTCAATAGAGAAGAATTCAATTAATCACATTATATTAAATCTAGAACACCTTTCATTTATGGACAGTTCTGGTTTGGGTGTTATTTTAGGACGCTACAAGCAAATTAAAAATACAGGTGGAGAGATGGTTGTTTGTTCAATCTCACCAGCAGTAAAAAGATTGTTTGACATGTCAGGTTTATTTAAAATCATTCGTTTGGAAGAAAGCGAACAATTTGCACTCCAAACATTGGGGGTGGCCTAA
- the spoVAD gene encoding stage V sporulation protein AD, whose translation MKLAGRQTWLFQDDIFVQSTGTAVGPMESKGPLSSYYDKSYNDLYCGEENWELAERRLMNDSIDLCLSKVDATKEDIDLLLAGDLLNQNVTSNYVARTQQIPFLCMFGACSTSMETLAVGSALVDAGFAHRVVAATSSHNATAERQFRNPTEYGGQKPDTATFTVTGAGAIMVSKKNSPIKITSATIGKVMDYGVANPNDMGSAMAPAAADTIRQHLQDLNRTPEDYDLIVTGDLSSVGSPILRELLLEDDIDISAVHNDCGLMVFSPDQEVFAGGSGCGCSAVVTYSYLLEQIIKGKYKRILVVATGALLNPIMIQQKETIPTIAHGVVFEANQEGEY comes from the coding sequence ATGAAGCTAGCTGGGAGACAAACATGGTTATTTCAAGATGACATTTTTGTTCAATCCACAGGCACAGCAGTAGGTCCAATGGAATCAAAAGGACCTTTAAGTTCCTATTATGATAAATCCTATAATGACTTATATTGTGGAGAAGAAAATTGGGAACTTGCTGAAAGGCGGTTAATGAATGATTCAATAGATTTATGTTTATCAAAAGTGGATGCAACAAAAGAAGACATTGATTTGCTTCTAGCAGGAGATTTACTTAACCAAAATGTAACGAGTAATTACGTTGCAAGAACACAGCAAATACCGTTTTTATGTATGTTTGGAGCATGCTCAACTTCCATGGAAACGCTGGCCGTCGGTTCAGCTTTAGTAGATGCGGGATTTGCTCATCGAGTAGTGGCTGCAACTAGCAGCCATAATGCAACGGCAGAACGTCAATTTAGAAACCCTACAGAATATGGGGGACAGAAACCGGATACCGCAACTTTCACTGTTACAGGGGCAGGAGCTATTATGGTTTCAAAAAAAAATAGTCCAATCAAAATTACAAGTGCGACCATTGGCAAAGTCATGGATTACGGAGTGGCGAATCCAAATGATATGGGATCTGCGATGGCGCCAGCAGCAGCAGATACGATAAGACAACACCTGCAGGATTTGAATCGAACTCCAGAGGATTACGATTTAATCGTAACAGGGGATTTATCCTCAGTGGGTTCTCCAATTCTTAGAGAATTGCTGTTAGAAGATGATATTGACATTTCTGCTGTTCATAATGATTGTGGATTAATGGTGTTTTCACCAGACCAAGAAGTGTTTGCTGGTGGGAGTGGGTGCGGATGCTCAGCTGTGGTGACCTATTCCTACTTATTGGAACAAATAATAAAGGGTAAGTATAAACGGATTTTAGTTGTTGCGACGGGTGCATTATTAAATCCGATTATGATTCAGCAAAA
- a CDS encoding stage V sporulation protein AA: protein MEETLYIRMRHKILVKPNHTVTIGNLAQIISSESLKEKIENTVIYHVNMSDKNIVVIDVMTVIDKILSAYPTIDIQSIGPTQAIVEIEYRKRKFSLVYFIGVWLLLFIGAALTIMNFHEDVSMREVHQRIYFIITGKHNEKPLLLQIPYSFGLGLGMILFFNHLFKKRINEEPSPLEVEMFNYQQDLDRYVMLKENKESTKKLHDGD from the coding sequence ATGGAAGAAACTTTATATATTAGAATGCGCCATAAGATCTTAGTTAAACCAAATCACACCGTAACCATCGGAAATCTTGCGCAGATTATTTCAAGTGAATCGTTAAAAGAAAAAATTGAAAATACGGTCATTTATCATGTGAATATGAGTGACAAGAATATTGTTGTGATTGATGTGATGACAGTTATTGATAAGATTCTTTCTGCTTATCCTACAATTGATATCCAGTCAATCGGTCCAACACAGGCTATTGTTGAAATCGAATACAGAAAACGGAAATTTTCCCTTGTGTATTTTATTGGTGTCTGGTTACTACTCTTTATCGGTGCAGCACTTACCATTATGAACTTTCATGAAGATGTCAGCATGAGAGAGGTTCATCAACGAATTTATTTTATCATCACAGGTAAACACAATGAGAAACCATTATTACTGCAAATTCCTTATTCATTTGGTTTAGGCTTAGGTATGATTTTGTTTTTTAACCATTTATTTAAGAAGCGAATTAATGAAGAACCCAGTCCACTTGAGGTAGAGATGTTTAACTATCAACAAGATTTAGACCGCTATGTAATGTTGAAAGAAAACAAAGAAAGCACGAAGAAATTACACGATGGTGATTAA
- a CDS encoding pyrimidine-nucleoside phosphorylase: MRMVDIIEKKRDGEALTKEEIHFVIQGYTNGEIPDYQMSAFSMAIYFQDMSPEERAYLTMAMVESGDQIDLSMIEGIKVDKHSTGGVGDTTTLVLGPLVAAVGVPVAKMSGRGLGHTGGTIDKLEAVDGFTVEISSNQFVDLVNEHKIAIIGQSGNLTPADKKLYALRDVTATVNAIPLIASSIMSKKIAAGADAIVLDVKTGAGAFMKDLEGSKQLAKAMVEIGNNVGRKTMAVISDMSQPLGLAIGNSLEVKEAIDTLQGKGPKDLEELCLTLGSYMVYLANEASSLEEARQKLVDVMNNGEALETFKTFLANQGGDASVVDNPEKLPQASYIIEVPAQKDGYVSEIIADEIGTAAMILGAGRATKESTIDLAVGLVLNKKVGDAVTKGDSLVTIHSNSENVEEIMNRIYQSISLSDALVEAPTLIYTTITS, encoded by the coding sequence ATGAGAATGGTTGATATTATTGAAAAGAAGAGAGACGGAGAAGCTCTTACAAAAGAAGAGATTCATTTCGTCATACAAGGATATACAAATGGAGAAATACCAGATTATCAAATGAGTGCCTTTTCAATGGCGATTTACTTTCAAGATATGTCACCTGAAGAGCGTGCTTACCTAACAATGGCAATGGTGGAATCAGGTGATCAAATTGATTTATCGATGATCGAGGGTATTAAGGTAGATAAGCATAGTACTGGAGGAGTTGGTGATACAACAACCTTAGTATTAGGACCCTTAGTTGCAGCAGTTGGTGTTCCAGTAGCCAAAATGTCTGGCCGTGGATTAGGACATACTGGTGGAACGATTGATAAATTAGAAGCTGTAGATGGTTTTACAGTTGAAATCTCGAGTAATCAATTTGTTGATTTAGTAAACGAACATAAAATTGCAATTATCGGTCAAAGTGGAAACTTAACTCCTGCTGATAAGAAGCTATATGCATTGCGAGATGTAACGGCAACTGTAAATGCAATTCCACTTATTGCCAGCTCCATTATGAGTAAGAAAATTGCGGCTGGAGCAGATGCAATTGTACTAGATGTAAAAACAGGTGCAGGAGCTTTTATGAAAGACCTAGAAGGTTCAAAGCAACTGGCAAAAGCAATGGTTGAGATTGGTAACAATGTGGGACGTAAGACAATGGCGGTTATCTCTGATATGAGTCAACCTTTAGGACTAGCGATCGGAAACTCATTAGAAGTAAAAGAAGCAATTGATACATTGCAGGGTAAAGGTCCCAAGGATTTAGAAGAGCTGTGCTTAACACTTGGAAGTTACATGGTTTATCTGGCTAATGAAGCATCTTCTCTTGAAGAAGCAAGACAAAAGTTAGTAGATGTGATGAATAACGGAGAAGCATTGGAAACGTTTAAAACCTTCCTTGCTAATCAGGGCGGTGATGCATCGGTAGTAGATAATCCTGAGAAGCTTCCTCAAGCAAGCTATATCATTGAAGTTCCGGCTCAAAAGGATGGATATGTTTCAGAAATTATTGCAGATGAAATTGGTACGGCTGCCATGATTTTAGGGGCTGGAAGAGCAACAAAGGAATCGACTATTGATTTAGCAGTAGGATTAGTACTGAATAAAAAAGTCGGGGATGCTGTTACTAAAGGTGACTCGCTTGTGACGATTCATAGTAACTCAGAAAATGTAGAAGAAATTATGAACAGAATTTATCAATCCATTTCACTTTCTGATGCATTGGTAGAAGCACCAACGCTAATTTATACAACCATTACTTCATAA
- the deoB gene encoding phosphopentomutase yields the protein MNKYPFNRVFLIVMDSVGIGEAPDAAKFNDIGSDTLGHIAEHRNGLHMPNMAKLGLSNIREIKGIEKAETPLAYFTKMEESSNGKDTMTGHWEIMGLHIETPFKTFPDGFPDELIQDIESKTGRKVIGNKPASGTEILDELGKEHMETGALIVYTSADSVLQIAAHEEIVPLEELYEICEYARKITLDEKYMVGRIIARPFVGEPGDFKRTANRHDYALKPFGRTVMNELADNQLDVIAIGKISDIYDNEGVTNTLRTKSNMDGMDKLNETLAMDFTGLSFLNLVDFDALFGHRRDPDGYGVALEEYDARLPEVLNKLKNDDLLIITADHGNDPVHHGTDHTREYVPLLVYSPSFSGGKELSIRSTFADIGATIADNFKVKLPSHGTSFLNELK from the coding sequence ATGAATAAATATCCTTTTAATCGAGTTTTTTTAATTGTAATGGATTCAGTAGGTATTGGAGAAGCACCTGATGCTGCGAAATTTAACGATATTGGTTCAGATACATTAGGACATATCGCTGAGCACCGTAATGGACTACATATGCCTAATATGGCCAAGCTCGGACTAAGTAATATTAGAGAAATTAAAGGCATTGAAAAAGCGGAAACACCTCTTGCTTATTTTACAAAGATGGAAGAGTCATCAAATGGTAAAGATACAATGACAGGACACTGGGAAATTATGGGATTACATATTGAAACACCTTTTAAAACATTTCCTGATGGCTTTCCAGATGAGTTAATTCAAGATATAGAATCCAAGACAGGACGTAAGGTAATAGGGAATAAGCCTGCGTCAGGTACGGAGATTTTAGATGAGCTAGGAAAAGAGCATATGGAAACAGGAGCATTAATTGTGTATACGTCAGCTGATTCTGTACTGCAGATTGCAGCTCACGAAGAGATTGTGCCATTAGAAGAACTATATGAAATTTGTGAGTATGCTAGAAAAATTACATTGGATGAAAAGTATATGGTTGGCCGTATTATTGCTCGTCCATTTGTAGGTGAACCTGGAGATTTTAAACGAACTGCTAATCGACATGATTATGCATTAAAGCCTTTTGGACGTACTGTGATGAATGAGTTGGCTGATAATCAATTAGATGTTATTGCGATTGGGAAAATCTCTGACATTTATGACAATGAAGGTGTGACAAATACACTCCGTACAAAATCCAACATGGATGGTATGGATAAGTTAAATGAAACATTAGCAATGGATTTTACAGGCTTAAGTTTCCTAAACTTAGTGGATTTTGATGCACTATTTGGACACAGAAGAGATCCGGATGGATACGGGGTAGCACTAGAAGAATACGATGCCAGGTTACCCGAAGTGCTTAACAAGTTGAAGAACGACGATTTGTTAATTATCACTGCTGACCACGGTAATGACCCTGTTCATCACGGTACGGACCATACACGTGAATATGTGCCGTTACTTGTATATAGTCCATCCTTCTCGGGTGGAAAAGAATTGTCCATCCGATCAACATTTGCTGATATAGGTGCGACGATTGCAGATAATTTTAAAGTGAAACTACCAAGTCATGGAACTAGCTTTTTGAATGAATTGAAATAG
- a CDS encoding anti-sigma F factor: MRNEMHIQFSALSQNESFARVTVAAFITQLDPTMDELTEIKTVVSEAVTNAIIHGYENDPKGIVYISVVLDENTVQITIRDEGIGILDVEEARQPLFTTKPELERSGMGFTIMENFMDDFDIDSHETRGTTIRLTKHLTNNKALCN, from the coding sequence ATGAGAAACGAAATGCACATTCAATTTTCTGCCCTTAGCCAAAATGAATCATTTGCTCGTGTTACGGTAGCTGCTTTTATTACTCAACTTGATCCGACTATGGATGAGCTAACTGAGATTAAAACAGTTGTTTCAGAAGCAGTAACGAATGCGATTATTCATGGATATGAAAATGATCCAAAAGGGATCGTTTATATCTCAGTGGTACTGGATGAAAATACAGTACAAATTACAATCCGAGATGAAGGTATTGGAATTTTAGATGTTGAAGAAGCTCGTCAGCCATTATTTACAACAAAGCCAGAGCTTGAGCGTTCTGGAATGGGCTTTACGATTATGGAGAACTTTATGGATGATTTTGATATTGATTCTCATGAAACGAGAGGAACTACCATCCGTCTAACTAAGCATTTAACGAACAACAAAGCGCTTTGTAATTAA
- a CDS encoding D-alanyl-D-alanine carboxypeptidase: MKKLLHRIVYMSIALSLFLPTFAMAEESELNLAADAKSAILIERDTGTVLYDKNSKEKLPPASMTKIMTMILIMEAIDKGNLMLDEKVRTSEYAASMGGSQIFLEPGEEMTVEQMLKGIAIASGNDASVAMAERIAGSEENFVKMMNEKVKELELKDTHFVNPTGLPAKDHYSTAHDMSLMAKELLKYELITKFTSLYEDYLREGTDKKFWLVNTNRLVKFYPGVDGLKTGYTSEAKYCLTATAKKDNMRVIAVVMGASTPKDRNAQVTKMLDYAFSQYKTHPMLERSAIVSKVKISKGATKSVDAVTSESISILTKKGEAVDDVTQEIVLKDHVKAPVKKGDEIGQLLLKKDDKVIIDSKLVAANDVELASWWQLFKRTVGLFTKTS; the protein is encoded by the coding sequence ATGAAAAAACTTTTACACCGTATTGTATACATGTCTATTGCGTTATCATTGTTTTTACCCACTTTTGCAATGGCTGAAGAATCAGAATTAAATTTGGCTGCGGATGCAAAATCTGCTATCTTGATTGAACGAGACACTGGAACAGTTCTATATGATAAAAATAGTAAGGAAAAGCTTCCACCAGCAAGTATGACAAAGATTATGACAATGATCCTGATAATGGAGGCAATTGATAAAGGAAACTTAATGCTTGATGAAAAAGTCCGTACAAGTGAATATGCCGCATCCATGGGAGGCTCTCAAATTTTCCTAGAACCTGGTGAGGAAATGACAGTGGAGCAAATGCTAAAAGGAATTGCAATCGCATCTGGTAACGATGCTTCCGTTGCTATGGCTGAAAGAATTGCAGGATCTGAGGAAAACTTCGTGAAGATGATGAATGAAAAGGTAAAAGAGCTTGAATTAAAGGACACACATTTCGTAAACCCTACTGGTCTTCCTGCAAAAGATCATTACAGTACAGCTCATGATATGTCATTAATGGCGAAAGAACTATTAAAATACGAGTTAATCACAAAGTTTACTAGCCTATATGAAGATTATTTGCGTGAAGGTACTGACAAAAAGTTTTGGCTAGTTAATACAAACCGCTTAGTAAAGTTTTATCCTGGAGTAGATGGACTGAAGACAGGTTATACGAGTGAAGCGAAATATTGCTTAACTGCAACAGCGAAAAAGGATAATATGCGTGTTATTGCAGTTGTAATGGGTGCTTCTACACCGAAAGATCGTAACGCACAAGTAACGAAGATGCTAGATTATGCATTTAGTCAATACAAAACACACCCAATGCTGGAGCGTTCTGCAATTGTATCAAAGGTGAAAATTAGCAAGGGAGCAACAAAGTCTGTTGATGCTGTTACATCTGAGAGTATTTCGATCTTAACGAAAAAAGGTGAAGCAGTGGACGATGTTACACAAGAAATCGTACTAAAAGATCATGTTAAGGCTCCTGTTAAAAAAGGAGACGAGATTGGACAGTTGTTATTAAAAAAGGATGATAAGGTCATTATTGATAGTAAACTTGTCGCAGCCAATGATGTTGAGTTGGCATCGTGGTGGCAATTATTTAAACGTACTGTCGGTTTATTCACGAAAACTTCCTAA
- a CDS encoding DUF4227 family protein, giving the protein MKTWLSLVLNTLKVFLLFTGCTIMFYYGLMWINQEYQNYHRYDEPKGSAIKVTASVTEQESTLIDRLLLFYKSGE; this is encoded by the coding sequence ATGAAAACGTGGCTATCACTTGTATTAAATACATTAAAAGTCTTCCTGTTATTTACGGGATGCACGATTATGTTTTATTATGGACTTATGTGGATCAATCAGGAGTATCAGAATTATCATCGTTATGATGAGCCTAAGGGTTCTGCTATTAAGGTTACAGCAAGTGTAACCGAGCAGGAATCTACTCTGATTGACCGTTTATTGTTATTTTATAAGTCCGGGGAGTAG
- the sigF gene encoding RNA polymerase sporulation sigma factor SigF, with translation MDVEVKKEKKETYLKDHEVKELIKRSQTGEQAARDLIIQKNMRLVWSVVQRFLNRGYEPDDLFQIGCIGLLKSVDKFDLTFDVKFSTYAVPMIIGEIQRFIRDDGTVKVSRSLKETGNKIRKAKDELSKILGRVPTIHEIAEKLEITPEDVVLAQEASRAPSSIHETVYENDGDPITLLDQIADETETGWFDKIALKEAIRDLDDRERLIVFLRYYKDQTQSEVAARLGISQVQVSRLEKKILQQMKDRMGV, from the coding sequence ATGGATGTGGAGGTCAAGAAAGAGAAGAAAGAGACATACTTAAAAGATCATGAGGTAAAAGAATTAATTAAGCGTAGTCAAACTGGTGAGCAGGCAGCAAGGGACTTGATCATTCAAAAAAACATGCGTTTAGTCTGGTCAGTGGTTCAACGATTCTTAAATAGAGGGTATGAGCCTGATGATTTATTCCAAATTGGCTGCATTGGTCTCCTAAAATCAGTTGATAAATTCGATCTTACGTTTGATGTGAAGTTCTCAACCTATGCCGTACCGATGATTATCGGAGAAATCCAACGATTTATCCGTGATGATGGAACGGTGAAGGTGAGTCGATCATTAAAAGAAACAGGAAACAAAATTAGAAAGGCAAAAGACGAATTATCAAAAATACTTGGAAGAGTTCCAACGATACACGAAATTGCAGAGAAATTAGAAATTACTCCAGAAGATGTTGTACTCGCCCAAGAAGCAAGTCGTGCCCCATCATCAATACATGAAACGGTGTATGAAAATGATGGAGACCCAATCACACTGTTAGACCAGATTGCAGACGAAACCGAGACAGGTTGGTTCGACAAAATCGCACTGAAAGAAGCGATTAGAGACCTGGATGACCGCGAAAGATTGATTGTATTCTTACGGTATTATAAAGACCAGACACAATCAGAAGTCGCGGCGCGCTTAGGGATATCACAAGTTCAGGTATCACGCCTCGAGAAGAAAATATTGCAACAAATGAAAGATCGAATGGGTGTCTAA
- a CDS encoding purine-nucleoside phosphorylase has product MDKMQIERAASYIKEKLNSEPKIGLILGSGLGVLAEEIQNPTTLPYHEIPEFPVSTVEGHAGQLVIGELEGVQVVAMQGRFHFYEGYGLDKVTFPVRVMKEIGVETVIVTNAAGGVNTSFKAGDLMLITDHINNMGQNPLIGPNNAEFGVRFPDMSAAYCPSLRAKAKEVASGLGISLQEGIYVGNTGPSYETPAEVRMIRTLGGDAVGMSTVPEVIVARHAGLKVLGISCISNMAAGILDQPLTHDEVMETTEMVKTSFLSLVKGTVKEIGGNK; this is encoded by the coding sequence ATGGACAAAATGCAAATTGAACGTGCTGCTTCTTATATTAAAGAAAAATTAAATTCCGAGCCTAAAATAGGGTTAATCTTAGGATCAGGTCTTGGGGTTTTAGCTGAAGAAATTCAAAACCCAACAACCTTGCCGTATCATGAAATACCTGAATTCCCTGTTTCAACTGTAGAGGGACATGCAGGACAACTAGTGATTGGGGAATTAGAGGGAGTACAAGTTGTTGCAATGCAAGGGAGATTTCATTTCTATGAAGGCTATGGATTAGATAAGGTTACATTCCCTGTACGAGTTATGAAGGAAATTGGAGTAGAAACAGTAATTGTTACAAATGCTGCTGGTGGAGTTAATACTTCATTTAAAGCAGGTGATTTAATGTTAATTACTGATCATATTAATAATATGGGACAAAATCCATTAATTGGTCCGAATAACGCTGAATTTGGTGTTCGTTTCCCGGATATGTCGGCTGCTTATTGCCCTTCATTACGTGCAAAAGCAAAAGAGGTGGCATCAGGCTTAGGAATTTCTCTGCAAGAGGGAATATATGTGGGGAACACTGGTCCTTCTTATGAAACTCCAGCTGAGGTACGCATGATTCGTACACTTGGTGGAGATGCCGTTGGTATGTCTACTGTTCCAGAAGTAATCGTTGCGCGTCATGCAGGTTTAAAGGTATTAGGTATCTCATGTATTTCGAATATGGCTGCAGGGATATTAGATCAACCACTAACGCATGATGAAGTAATGGAAACGACGGAAATGGTAAAGACGAGTTTCTTATCACTAGTAAAGGGAACAGTGAAGGAGATCGGAGGAAACAAATAG
- a CDS encoding stage V sporulation protein AB: MVINYLLVIFIGLAGGLAVGAGIVAFLSVLGIIPRLTQLTKTQAYIQGYEWGIVGGAIIGGILSLRDFSFFMSPYFLIPLGAMYGIFVGMLAAALTEVLNVFPILSKRMGIYDRIIILLMAFVIGKIVGSLYHWVYFVDL; the protein is encoded by the coding sequence ATGGTGATTAATTATCTCCTCGTTATATTTATCGGTTTAGCAGGTGGGCTGGCTGTTGGGGCAGGAATCGTTGCCTTTTTATCAGTATTAGGAATCATACCAAGACTAACGCAACTTACCAAAACACAAGCCTATATTCAAGGATATGAGTGGGGGATTGTTGGAGGAGCGATTATCGGAGGAATCTTAAGCTTAAGAGACTTTAGTTTCTTTATGTCACCCTACTTCCTAATCCCTCTAGGAGCAATGTACGGGATATTTGTAGGGATGTTGGCTGCTGCGTTAACAGAAGTGTTAAATGTTTTTCCAATCCTTTCAAAACGTATGGGTATTTATGACCGGATTATCATTTTACTGATGGCATTCGTTATAGGCAAAATCGTTGGTTCACTCTACCATTGGGTATATTTTGTGGATTTATAG
- a CDS encoding purine-nucleoside phosphorylase produces the protein MREAVDYIVSQTKIKPEFGLILGSGLGELANEIEDAVKIEYENIPNFPVSTVEGHAGKLVIGKLLGKTVIAMQGRFHYYEGYSMQEVTFPVRVMKGLDVHSIVVTNACGGMNSEFAPGDLMLIDDHLNMTGANPLIGPNEANFGPRFPDMSRAYTPEYLTKAKEVAQSLNIKVQQGVYAGVTGPTYMTPAELIMLRNLGADTVGMSTVPEVIVASHMGLKVLGISCVTDMAIGEELEPLTHEQVVEVANSAKPKFISLVKEFLAVV, from the coding sequence ATGAGAGAAGCGGTTGATTATATTGTAAGTCAAACAAAGATTAAACCAGAATTTGGGCTCATATTAGGTTCTGGACTTGGGGAACTTGCTAATGAAATTGAAGATGCTGTCAAAATTGAGTATGAAAATATCCCGAACTTTCCAGTCTCAACGGTTGAAGGACATGCCGGGAAATTAGTAATCGGTAAACTATTAGGTAAAACAGTGATTGCAATGCAAGGTAGATTTCATTATTATGAAGGCTACTCTATGCAAGAAGTTACATTCCCGGTTCGTGTCATGAAGGGGCTCGATGTTCATTCAATCGTTGTCACAAATGCATGTGGTGGAATGAATAGTGAATTTGCACCTGGTGACTTAATGTTAATAGATGATCATTTAAATATGACAGGAGCCAATCCTTTAATTGGACCAAATGAAGCGAACTTCGGTCCTCGTTTCCCGGATATGAGCCGTGCATATACACCTGAATATTTAACAAAGGCAAAGGAAGTCGCACAATCGTTAAACATTAAGGTTCAACAAGGAGTATATGCTGGGGTAACAGGGCCAACATACATGACGCCAGCTGAACTAATTATGCTTCGTAACCTGGGTGCCGATACAGTTGGGATGTCAACAGTACCTGAAGTTATAGTAGCGAGTCATATGGGATTAAAAGTATTAGGAATATCATGTGTAACAGATATGGCAATCGGTGAAGAACTAGAGCCATTAACACATGAACAGGTTGTAGAAGTAGCTAACTCCGCAAAACCTAAATTCATAAGCTTAGTGAAAGAATTTTTAGCAGTTGTTTAA
- the spoVAC gene encoding stage V sporulation protein AC yields MKKNYVKQIKAFQPQTPYISNCIKAFIVGGLICTLGQVIQNFFINVFDFTEQSAGNPTVATLILLSSLLTGLGIYDKIGQFAGAGSAVPVTGFANSMTSAALEHRSEGIVLGIATNMFKLAGNVIVFGVVSAYVVGIIRYIIRFVFL; encoded by the coding sequence ATGAAAAAAAATTACGTAAAGCAAATAAAAGCTTTTCAACCACAAACACCTTATATTTCCAACTGCATCAAGGCATTCATAGTCGGAGGATTGATTTGTACGTTAGGTCAAGTGATTCAAAACTTTTTTATTAACGTTTTTGACTTTACTGAACAAAGTGCAGGCAATCCAACGGTTGCTACATTAATACTCCTGTCATCTCTATTAACTGGTTTAGGAATTTACGATAAAATTGGGCAGTTTGCAGGAGCAGGTTCAGCTGTTCCTGTAACAGGATTCGCTAACTCTATGACAAGTGCAGCATTGGAACATCGCAGTGAAGGAATTGTGTTAGGTATTGCTACAAACATGTTCAAATTAGCTGGAAATGTCATCGTATTTGGAGTTGTATCTGCTTATGTTGTCGGCATTATTAGATATATCATTCGATTCGTTTTTCTATAA
- the xerD gene encoding site-specific tyrosine recombinase XerD has product MNDQLQDFLHYLVVERGLSNNTITSYNRDLKSYIHFQQEVENIQSFEEVSRIHIISFLKFIKDKGHSSRTIARHIASIRSFHQFLLRDKAVTHDPSVHIETPQPERSLPKVLSMSEVEQLLEAPKLDTAFGLRDKAMIEVLYATGIRVSELISLNLGDIHLTMGFLRCMGKGNKERIIPIGRAATESLEVYIDHARSKLVGKTKTDALFLNHHGNRLSRQGFWKILKRLTEEADIKKELTPHTLRHSFATHLLENGADLRAVQEMLGHADISTTQIYTHVTKARLKDVYKSFHPRA; this is encoded by the coding sequence TTGAATGATCAATTACAAGATTTCTTACACTATTTAGTCGTTGAACGGGGATTGTCGAATAATACAATTACTTCTTATAACAGGGACTTGAAGAGTTATATTCACTTTCAACAGGAGGTTGAGAATATTCAATCCTTCGAGGAAGTCTCGCGAATTCATATTATTAGCTTTTTAAAGTTTATAAAAGATAAGGGACATTCTTCTAGGACGATTGCCAGACATATCGCCTCTATTAGATCCTTTCATCAGTTTTTATTGCGAGATAAAGCCGTCACACATGATCCATCTGTTCATATTGAAACACCACAACCAGAGAGATCATTACCTAAGGTATTGTCAATGTCTGAAGTAGAGCAGTTATTGGAGGCCCCTAAGCTTGATACGGCATTTGGTCTTCGTGATAAGGCGATGATTGAAGTATTATATGCTACCGGTATCCGTGTTTCTGAGTTAATCAGCTTGAACTTAGGGGACATTCATTTAACGATGGGTTTCTTAAGATGTATGGGAAAAGGAAACAAGGAAAGAATCATTCCTATTGGCCGGGCAGCAACGGAATCACTTGAAGTCTACATTGATCATGCTAGAAGTAAGTTAGTCGGTAAAACGAAAACAGATGCTTTGTTTTTAAATCATCACGGGAACCGCTTATCGAGACAAGGTTTTTGGAAAATCTTAAAGAGACTGACCGAGGAGGCCGATATCAAAAAGGAGCTAACTCCTCATACGTTAAGACACTCCTTTGCCACACATTTATTAGAAAATGGGGCAGACCTACGAGCTGTTCAAGAAATGCTCGGTCATGCGGATATATCAACTACACAAATATACACACACGTTACAAAAGCAAGGTTAAAAGACGTCTATAAGAGCTTTCATCCACGAGCTTAG